The proteins below come from a single Juglans regia cultivar Chandler chromosome 12, Walnut 2.0, whole genome shotgun sequence genomic window:
- the LOC108994705 gene encoding cellulose synthase-like protein D4, which translates to MASLSSQPSKKNMRSARGTSDSSQQGSRNSNGQTVKFARRTSSGRYVSLSREDLDMSGELSGDYMNYTVHMPPTPDNQPMDTSVAAKAEEQYVSNSLFTGGFNSVTRAHLMDKVIESEVSHPQMAGAKGSACSMPACDGKVMKDERGADVIPCDCRFKICRDCFMDAQKGSGLCPGCKEPYKAEDYDQDDPQDFSSGALPLPAPNGTKRDPKNMSMMKRNQTGEFDHNRWLFETKGTYGVGNAYWPQDDIYGDGDDDGFKGGMMESMDKPWKPLSRKMPIPAAIISPYRLLVLVRLVVLCFFLHWRLKHPNEDAVWLWLMSVVCEVWFAFSWVLDQVPKLCPINRCTDLQVLHDKFDMPSPANPTGRSDLPGVDLFVSTADPEKEPPLVTACTILSILAVDYPVEKIACYVSDDGGALLTFEAMAEAASFADLWVPFCRKHNIEPRNPETYFSLKVDPTKNKSRLDFVKDRRKVKREFDEFKVRINGLPDSIRRRSEAFNAREEMKMMKHMRESGADPLEVMSKVQKATWMADATHWPGTWTMPASEHAKGDHAGILQVMLKPPSCDPLMGEADERIIDFSDVDIRLPMFVYVSREKRPGYDHNKKAGAMNALVRASAVLSNGPFILNLDCDHYIYNCRAIREGMCFMMDRGGENICYIQFPQRFEGIDPSDRYANHNTVFFDGNMRALDGVQGPVYVGTGCMFRRFALYGFDPPKTDEISQSTDSEMHTLKANDFDPDLDVNRLPKRFGNSIMLSESIPIAEYHGRPLADHSAVKYGRPPGILRAPRDPLDAATVAEAVSVISCWYEDKTEWGDRVGWIYGSVTEDVLTGYRMHNRGWHSVYCITKRDAFRGSAPINLTDRLHQVLRWATGSVEIFFSRNNPLLATRRLMFLQRMAYLNVGIYPFTSVFLIVYCFLPALSLISGNFIVQTLSVAFLVYLLIITVCLISLAILEVKWAGIGLEEWWRNEQFWLISGTSAHLAAVVQGLLKVIAGIEISFTLTSKSAGEDVDDIFADLYLVKWTSLMIPPIVIAMVNIIAIAIAFSRTIYSTVPQWSKFVGGAFFSFWVLAHLYPFAKGLMGRRGKTPTIVFVWSGLIAITLSLLWVAISPPKASSTEANGGGFQFP; encoded by the exons ATGGCGTCCCTATCCAGCCAACCATCAAAGAAGAACATGCGCAGCGCAAGAGGTACTTCTGACAGTTCTCAACAGGGAAGTCGTAATTCCAATGGGCAAACTGTTAAATTTGCAAGACGAACTTCAAGTGGGCGATATGTCAGTCTATCGAGAGAAGATCTTGATATGTCAGGAGAATTGTCTGGGGACTACATGAATTACACAGTACACATGCCACCAACGCCGGACAATCAGCCCATGGACACGTCGGTGGCAGCCAAGGCCGAAGAGCAGTATGTTTCGAATTCTCTTTTCACAGGAGGATTCAATAGCGTAACTCGTGCACATCTCATGGACAAGGTGATCGAGTCGGAGGTGAGTCATCCTCAGATGGCTGGAGCCAAGGGCTCTGCCTGTTCCATGCCAGCATGTGACGGCAAGGTGATGAAAGATGAGAGAGGAGCTGACGTGATCCCTTGTGACTGTAG GTTTAAGATTTGTCGAGACTGCTTCATGGATGCCCAAAAAGGAAGTGGTTTATGCCCAGGTTGCAAGGAGCCATACAAAGCCGAAGACTATGATCAGGACGATCCACAAGATTTCTCGAGTGGAGCACTACCATTGCCAGCCCCAAATGGCACAAAGAGGGACCCTAAAAATATGTCTATGATGAAGAGGAACCAAACCGGAGAATTTGATCACAACAGGTGGTTGTTTGAGACAAAAGGCACCTATGGCGTTGGAAATGCCTATTGGCCCCAAGATGACATCTACGGTGATGGGGATGATGATGGGTTCAAGGGGGGTATGATGGAATCAATGGATAAACCTTGGAAGCCCCTAAGTCGAAAAATGCCAATTCCAGCCGCCATTATCAGTCCTTACAG GTTACTAGTCCTTGTCCGTCTAGTGGTCCTATGTTTCTTTTTGCATTGGAGGCTGAAACATCCAAATGAAGATGCAGTATGGTTGTGGTTGATGTCAGTGGTGTGTGAGGTGTGGTTTGCTTTCTCATGGGTCCTAGATCAGGTTCCTAAGCTTTGCCCCATCAATCGATGCACAGATCTTCAAGTTCTTCACGACAAGTTTGATATGCCATCACCCGCCAATCCCACTGGTCGCTCTGACCTTCCTGGTGTTGATCTATTTGTGTCCACGGCTGATCCTGAGAAAGAACCGCCACTTGTCACTGCATGTACCATCCTTTCAATTCTAGCCGTTGATTACCCAGTGGAAAAGATTGCATGTTACGTTTCTGATGATGGAGGCGCCCTCCTTACCTTTGAGGCCATGGCCGAGGCTGCAAGCTTTGCTGACTTATGGGTTCCATTCTGTCGGAAACATAATATTGAGCCAAGAAATCCTGAGACTTATTTCAGCTTAAAAGTTGACCCAACCAAGAACAAAAGCAGGTTGGATTTTGTGAAGGATAGGAGGAAGGTGAAGAGAGAGTTTGACGAGTTCAAAGTAAGGATAAATGGGCTTCCGGACTCGATTAGGAGGAGATCAGAAGCATTCAATGCGAGGGAagaaatgaagatgatgaagcACATGAGGGAAAGCGGGGCAGACCCTTTGGAGGTAATGTCGAAGGTCCAAAAAGCCACATGGATGGCTGATGCTACCCACTGGCCTGGTACTTGGACCATGCCTGCTAGTGAACATGCCAAAGGTGACCATGCAGGAATTCTTCAG GTGATGTTGAAGCCCCCTAGCTGTGATCCACTAATGGGAGAGGCCGACGAAAGAATCATAGACTTCTCCGATGTGGACATACGTCTTCCCATGTTCGTATATGTTTCACGTGAGAAACGACCAGGTTATGATCACAACAAGAAAGCCGGTGCCATGAATGCCCTTGTGCGAGCTTCTGCCGTCCTCTCCAATGGCCCATTCATTCTCAATCTTGACTGTGACCACTACATCTACAACTGCAGAGCCATTCGTGAAGGAATGTGCTTTATGATGGACCGCGGAGGTGAGAACATTTGCTACATCCAATTCCCACAAAGATTTGAAGGCATTGATCCTTCTGATCGGTATGCCAACCACAATACAGTGTTCTTTGACGGCAACATGCGCGCCCTCGACGGAGTTCAG GGCCCAGTTTATGTGGGAACAGGTTGCATGTTTAGGCGGTTTGCCTTGTATGGTTTCGACCCACCAAAAACCGATGAGATTTCGCAGAGCACTGACTCTGAGATGCACACCTTAAAGGCCAATGACTTTGATCCTGATCTTGATGTGAATAGACTACCCAAGCGTTTTGGAAATTCTATAATGCTATCCGAATCCATACCTATAGCTGAGTACCACGGCCGCCCTCTGGCTGATCATTCTGCAGTCAAGTATGGTCGGCCTCCTGGTATTCTAAGGGCACCACGTGATCCTCTTGATGCCGCGACTGTTGCTGAAGCTGTCTCTGTCATTTCTTGTTG GTATGAGGATAAGACTGAATGGGGTGACCGAGTGGGTTGGATTTACGGTTCGGTCACGGAAGATGTTTTGACAGGATACCGAATGCACAACCGTGGGTGGCACTCAGTCTACTGCATCACTAAGCGTGATGCATTTCGCGGGTCAGCTCCGATCAACCTCACAGATAGACTCCACCAGGTGCTCCGTTGGGCTACAGGTTCCGTTGAGATTTTCTTCTCTAGAAATAATCCCTTGTTGGCTACGAGGCGACTGATGTTTCTCCAGCGTATGGCATACCTTAACGTTGGCATTTATCCCTTCACCTCTGTATTCCTTATTGTCTATTGCTTCCTCCCTGCACTCTCTTTAATCTCTGGAAACTTCATCGTGCAAACTCTGAGCGTGGCGTTCCTGGTCTACCTACTAATAATAACAGTGTGCCTCATTTCGCTAGCCATCTTGGAGGTGAAATGGGCTGGTATAGGATTGGAAGAGTGGTGGAGGAATGAACAGTTTTGGCTCATTTCTGGAACCAGTGCACATTTGGCTGCTGTGGTGCAGGGGCTGCTCAAAGTGATTGCTGGGATTGAAATATCCTTCACTTTGACTTCAAAATCAGCAGGAGAAGACGTTGATGACATCTTTGCAGACTTGTACCTTGTGAAATGGACTTCGTTGATGATTCCACCAATTGTTATTGCAATGGTGAATATAATTGCCATTGCCATTGCATTTTCAAGGACGATCTACAGTACAGTTCCTCAATGGAGCAAGTTCGTTGGTGGAGCATTCTTTAGCTTTTGGGTGTTGGCTCATCTGTATCCTTTTGCCAAAGGTTTGATGGGGAGGAGAGGGAAGACACCAACGATTGTGTTTGTTTGGTCAGGTCTCATTGCAATTACACTTTCTTTGCTTTGGGTTGCCATTAGTCCCCCAAAAGCAAGCTCAACAGAAGCTAACGGAGGAGGGTTTCAATTCCCTTGA